ATTCTATCAACACCCAACTCCTCCAGAGTCTTAGCTAACTTAACGATACTACTTGGCTCATAAGCGGTTATATTCGTAATACCCACTTCAATTATCAATTTACCCTTACCGTAGGTATTAACGGCGTACTTAATAACATCGAGGGATTTATTAACCAATTGAGGCTCAAATGGTACATAAGTGCTGATATTGGCGCCGGTACTCGCTATCAAATCAATATCCTCCTTCAATGCCCTACCGAGGCCAAACACGTACTTAAAATAGTTCCTTTCCACAATCGTCCTCGTAACCTCAACCTCAGACTCATGTGCAGATGGGTGGGAAACAATGGCCTCATCTACACCAGCATTACTGATTAATCTAGCTAACTCGATCTTCTCCTCAACAGTGAATGAGATACCAGGCGCCTGCAAACCCTCCCTTAAGGTGTCATCAATAATCATACAATATGTTATCCTTAAATCATACCTTAATAAACGCTTTTTTAACATATTTAATTTCAATAATCTTTCGATGACTATCATGACTCAATGACCAAGAAATGAAACATAGTGAAAACATAAAAATATAAAACAAAATATAGCCAAGCAGGATTAGCCCAAATCCCGTGAATAAATGCATGGTAAAGGGTCCACTATGATTAATGAGGGTATGATTAATGTCATAACGAAGCATAGAGTTAAGCACTTATTTATTAATACTTGATGCCAATAGGAGGGCTGTGGTTATCTTGATAAGGTGATTTAATAAGACTTATGATCCCGTGGTACATGCCGCAATATATATATATAACAATTCAATTATTGAGGAAAATTTAAAAGGTTAAAGACAAGCTTAAAAACCTAACAATTTCATATAATTTTAGTATGAGCAATAGGGTACCAGCCCCAAGTAGACTTGAAAGGCTCCCCTGGACCCCTGAACATACAAAGCTACTAATACTACTAACGTTGGGCGAGTTCTTCGAGTTATATGATTGGTTCGTTGGCGGTTTTGTGGCTGTTCCATTGACTTCGTATTACCATGTTAATCTAACCACATCCATCTACTACACAGTGGCAATATTCTTCCTGGGAGCCTTCGTGGGTTGCATACTGTTCACATACATAGGGGATTCCATGGGTAGGAAAACAGCGCTAATTGTAAACATGGCCATAGCCGGCCTGGGCTTCCTACTAACACCATTCATGCCCAATATATACCTATACGGATTAATGAGATTCATAACAGGACTTGGCGTAGGCCCCGAATCAATACTGGTGGTTGACGTAATGACAACAGAGTTCTTCCCAGCAAAGATAAGGGGAAGGGCCCTGGCGAGAGCCTACACAGCCGCCTGGACTGCGCCAATAGTAGTGGCCGTGTTATCCTACTACTTACTACCCCATAAGTACGTACTTTACGGCTGGCAGTGGCTTTATATAATAGCTGGGCTTGGAATCGTACTAATAGTGCCCTGGAGATTCCTCATACCAGAATCACCAAGATGGTTAGAGAACAGGGGTAGGTATGAAGAGGCTGATAAGATAGTGGCTAGGTTCGAAGAATCCGCTATAAAGAAGTACGGACCAAACCTACCACCACCAGTACCCGTCGAAATAACCACAGTGAGTAGAGTACCCATTAGGGACCTATTCAGGGGTGAGTATGCCAAACGAACAATAATGCTCTGGATCTTCGAATTCCTACAAACCGGCGTCTACTACGGCTTCGCATCACTGGCGCCCTCAGTGCTTTATATGAAGGGGATAACGTTTGTGAAGACCCTGCAATACTCAATACTCATATACACAGGGTACTTCATTTCATCAATAATCTCCATGTTCATAATAGACAGTGTAAAGTTCGATAGAAAATGGCAAACGGCGGGCATAATGCTGGCCATGGGCGTGGTGGGCCTGACCTTCGGCTTCTCAAGCACCATAGCCGAAGCAGTCAGTACGGGCTTCCTCTTCGCACTACTCGCCAATATATTCTCCAATGCATATCACCAATACGCAGCTGAACTCTACCCAACGAGAATAAGAGCATTCGCAGATGGAGTACAATACTCACTAAGCAGACTTGGCAACTATGTATGGTTAACTGTACTACCCATAGTCCTAACCACGTATGGGCCCGTAGCCATGTATGCAATAGTATTCATACTGGCAATCATAGTATTCCTAGACATAGGACTACTGGGACCAAGAGCATCACAAATAGTACTAGAAAAACTATCCAAATAGTACAATCCAAATAATTCAATAAAAATCAAATTCTCTTTCATTCACCCTTACATATATTTCACAGCCTTACCCTGTACATAAACCCTAAACACTTCTCAAACCCCTCCTAACTAAAGATAAAATATGCATTACTAAGCTAATACTAAGAAACTAAAAAACACAATAAACAACCCAATGCAAACCACAGAGCAAACAATAACATCAAACCCATGAACACCCACTAATACCACCTAACATATACACCAAGCCCTTAGCATCAAAACTAATTAATACCACAACACACAACAAACACAAAAGGCATGAAAGAACAAAACGAAAACCACCAAACGGAAGACCAACCCTACTATGCAGAAACCCCGACAACCTAAAACTACTATACGAAAGACTAACCCAGGACTGGAGACACTACGACGTCCTACTATGGCAAATACCCGCAGCAACAGCTACAGCCACGGGCGTGGTACTAACACTCATATTCCACTACATACCACAAAACCAACCATTACAAAGAGCATTAGCCCTCATTCCATTGATATACTTCGTATTCACAATGATGATGCTATCATTAAAAATCCGCTTCTTCCAAATTGAGAGAGTCGAATTCATAAAGAAAATAGAACAAGAATGCTTTAAATACTACGTACCTTACGAAACAAGCGATACCTGCAACATAATCAAGAAAACAAAGATAATGAGCCATTCACCTTGGGAAGTACAGCTTGCATGCCAAGCAACTTACTTGAGAGCTTACTTCTTTCAATTCGCAATGTACATCGCATTAATTACCACATAATATGGATAGCAATCAAGTCATTATAGTTATGAAAAACAAGCCACCCCAGCCCACTAATACCAAAACAGCAAACACTACCACACGCAATACCAAACCCACGAATACAAGGACGCCCAAGACCACAGAACAACCCTAAAAACCACGACACATAAAGAAACACCAAGCATTCATAAGTAAGTTACCAAGGCCCCTCCACAGCCACGTTAATGACCACGGACCCCTCGCAACCACCATAGTTACCACAGCAACCACAACCCCCTCAGAAACCAAACCCACAATTAACGATTAATCACAATTAACCACCAAGAACCAACAAAAAACTTTAAAAACAATAACCAATTAATCAATAAACATATAATGAGTCCCCGAGGTTCAGCCACCCCTGGTTTAGCCGGGGAGGCAAGACTCGGGGATGATCCAACCCCACGTGGGGTTGTGGAAAGCGTGGGTTATGCATGAAGGCTTAGCCGTTAATCTGCCACGCCCCAGATGCCCCGTTCAAAATCCCTCCCCTCTCTCCCTCCCACTCCCTCTTTCGTTTGTTTTAAGTCCCTCACGGGGATCGCCCGTGAAATGATAGGGTCCCTCGTGAGGGGGACCTGGGCCCGTGGTGGTGCCAGTGATGAGGTAGGAGAGGAGCTGGTCAACCCCACGGGCTGGTCCGTGGACTCACGGATGAGGTAGGGGAGGACGCGAGCCCACGGACCAAGGGAGAGGGAGGGAAAGGGCACCCGAGGCCTAAAGGCACCACTACATAACCAGTTAACCAGTCATCACACAGCCAGGCAGCACGCATAGAGAAACAAAAGGCACAGAAACCATACCCACCACCTAAGGGCGTGGATACCGTAACCAACAAGTTTAATGAATACCCCACGAACACAACCTATAAAGCACGAAACAAACCCAACACCCACAACACATCAACAATTAAGACCAGAAAAGAACCCAACACCAAGAAACACACCACCCAGCCCGGGGCCTCTCCCTACCCCGGGCTGGGAAAAGAATGATGAAAAAGGGAGAACAATGCGCCAGATGATTGGCGGTCCGTTATGCGGCAGGTGCCGCATAACGGAACCCCGCGGCTACCTAAACCCCTTTACTGAACTGCCCAGGGCCTCCCTGAAGCCCCGGGCTGGGTTGATTGTGATTAACGTCTTTTTAAAGTTAACGCCCGCAAACCCACGCCCACAAACCCCACGTGGGGTTTCATGAAGAATGAAAGGGTTGTTTTGGTAGCGGGGCCCGGATTTGAACCGGGGACCTCGGGGTTATGAGCCCCGCAGGCTACCTGGCTACCCTACCCCGCTGTGTTGTGGGTTTGGTTTGCGTTTTTAAGTCTTTTGTTGTGCCGTGAGTTTAGTATTGCGTGTATAGTGAGGGTGTTTGCCCTGTTTTGATATTAATGGGTTAGGTGGTATTCTCATTCCTCAGCCCAGAATCACACACCCGAGTCGGGTGTTGTATTACGTACTTTCTAAGTACTAAGTGTGCTAGAAACGTTACATAATCCATAGTGTTTATTGGTAGTAGGACTATGGTTTTATTGACCTTCTCAAACTTGGTGGTTTAACCCCCGCCATGTATTATTTAGCAGTAGAGTGTAGGCTTAGCCGCCGCAGGAGTTTATAGTTCCAACGGTTCCTACTTCTATGACCATTGTTGAAAGTAACTTCACCTGATCTTTAACATAGTCAATGGTAATGCAGCAGAGAAGGACACTTTTCAAGCTCCTCCTAATTAAAGATAAATGCTGTACTTAATGTTAGAATAAATTATACAAACTATACCTTTCAATAATAGGCATTTCTTCAAGAGAGTAATCATTGAATATGAATTCTTGCTGTAATAACACCATAATTAACCATATTTTTAAGATCTTTTATCATTTTCATATAGTTCTAAGTTTGTCGTTGAGATCTTTCAATTCCTCATGGACAAACTCTCCATTCTTAACAATTACCTGGTCATCACCATATATCGTAGCATTTAACATTACAGCATCAACATGAGAACTAGCCATGCCTAATTTACCCCTGAATGTCGATGATTGACTTCCAAAACCCCAAACAACTGCACCCCAGACCCTCTCATCCTCAACGATATTTCCACCCAACCTGGCATTGGGGTGGCAGCCGTAGGTTACATGGGCCACCATGTACATCTTTTCATCGTTAAAACTCCTTAGGTACTTCTCGAGAACCTTAGCTTCACTACCACCGCTTATTTCAACTATTCTTCCATCCTTAATCCTAAGCTTAACCGGTGAATGTAGTACCCCTATTGGAGGCCATATGGTCCCGTCAACAACCACAACACCATTAATGCTCTCCTCGATTGGTGCCCAATCAACCTGCCCAAAAAGCATATACTCCCCAGGACCGTAAACCTCACCCTCAACTAGGACTGGTCTATTTAGATCGTTCTCAAACTCTACGTCAGTACCCAACTCAGTTGTAATCCTCATTCTCTTAATCCTACTGGTAATCTTAGCTAATTTTCTCTGAAATTCATAAAGTAATTGAATATTAACTCTACCAATTAACCTAATCATCATATCCACATTAAAACCCGACAACTCGATGTATCGAACATTACCTGAACTCATGGCCCTTTCATAAGGTGTTGAGTAAATTAAATACGATTTGTCAAGCGCTATCCACACATTAGCACTAGATAAAGCTGCAGATAATGTATTAACAGGTAGATACTTATCCATAGCCTTACCAACAATTGGCGCCTCATTACGAAGTAATATTAATGGCTTTGCATTTATCAGTGTTACTGCATGTGCAATGGACAGTGCCACATTAAAATCACTACCGGTGTCCGTGGTAATAACGACCTCCTCATTCTCACGAACCTTCAAAACCTCATTAACAAGCTTATACGAGGCTTTTAATAATTCGAAGTTATCCATGCTCAACCACCCCATAAGACCTTACTAACTCTTCAACAGGTTTGTAATCATAATTAAAACCGAAATGCCTTGGTCCAAAAAGCTCAAGCCCCCTTTCACTACGCCATATACTAGGTGCGGGGGCCGCCACCACAGCTACCTCATCCCCAACCCTGAGTTTATCATTAGTTACTGGACCATAGTTATTCATGACTATTATTAAGTCAGGTGGCATAACGATGGGTTTTTCATTAATAAATGCCATTATATGCTCATTCTTAATCCATGACCTGAAGGTTAACCCACTCCATTTATTGACGCCTCTGATAATTAAATTACCAATTAAAAATCCACCCTCATTCTTCCAATCATAATTATCAATAACCCCTCTAAAAACTACCCATCCCCTTAGTACCTTAGCGGTTATTAAAGCCACATCACCACCGACCTTCCTTGCCTCACGAATAGACCTGCCTAGCTTCAAAGCAAGTGATAAAGTACCCCTAACTATAGCCTGCTCAGCCTGTTGCTTAGTCATTGGTGTATCAATAACAATGGCGTGCTTGCCAGCAAGTACTGAGATGTATCTAGCAATGGATTCATAATCATCTAAGTCGCTGTATTGCTTAATAATAACTATATTACCTGTTTCCGTGACAACCACGGATGGGCATAGTGGTATACCTAATATATTAGCCGTGCTTTGATGAAGCTCGGGTGCGGCTCTTCCAATCATATCACCGTCAATAACAGGTTTTCCTAACATTGATGCGATGTAAATAGCAACCGGCGTATTTCCACCGCCCATTTCCGTAGCCACAAATGCCATTATATCCCCATTAAGCACCTTGGTATACTCATTATAAGCTGTTAATATGGGATCTCCAATCTTAACGGGCTTCCTGAGCGTACTCACGGGAGCCACAGTACCAACATAGTAAGGTACTGCGAACAAGTCCGTTGATGAGGTCTCTGTTATGTCAACAATCCTGATTTGCCTACGAGCATTAAGCACTTTTTTTATTATTTCTAACCCATCGTCGGGATTACCACCACCCCCCGTTCCCAGTACT
This is a stretch of genomic DNA from Vulcanisaeta thermophila. It encodes these proteins:
- a CDS encoding MFS transporter, which codes for MSNRVPAPSRLERLPWTPEHTKLLILLTLGEFFELYDWFVGGFVAVPLTSYYHVNLTTSIYYTVAIFFLGAFVGCILFTYIGDSMGRKTALIVNMAIAGLGFLLTPFMPNIYLYGLMRFITGLGVGPESILVVDVMTTEFFPAKIRGRALARAYTAAWTAPIVVAVLSYYLLPHKYVLYGWQWLYIIAGLGIVLIVPWRFLIPESPRWLENRGRYEEADKIVARFEESAIKKYGPNLPPPVPVEITTVSRVPIRDLFRGEYAKRTIMLWIFEFLQTGVYYGFASLAPSVLYMKGITFVKTLQYSILIYTGYFISSIISMFIIDSVKFDRKWQTAGIMLAMGVVGLTFGFSSTIAEAVSTGFLFALLANIFSNAYHQYAAELYPTRIRAFADGVQYSLSRLGNYVWLTVLPIVLTTYGPVAMYAIVFILAIIVFLDIGLLGPRASQIVLEKLSK
- a CDS encoding leucyl aminopeptidase — translated: MDNFELLKASYKLVNEVLKVRENEEVVITTDTGSDFNVALSIAHAVTLINAKPLILLRNEAPIVGKAMDKYLPVNTLSAALSSANVWIALDKSYLIYSTPYERAMSSGNVRYIELSGFNVDMMIRLIGRVNIQLLYEFQRKLAKITSRIKRMRITTELGTDVEFENDLNRPVLVEGEVYGPGEYMLFGQVDWAPIEESINGVVVVDGTIWPPIGVLHSPVKLRIKDGRIVEISGGSEAKVLEKYLRSFNDEKMYMVAHVTYGCHPNARLGGNIVEDERVWGAVVWGFGSQSSTFRGKLGMASSHVDAVMLNATIYGDDQVIVKNGEFVHEELKDLNDKLRTI
- a CDS encoding DUF917 domain-containing protein; translation: MRVIESIEEAEDLVIGATVLGTGGGGNPDDGLEIIKKVLNARRQIRIVDITETSSTDLFAVPYYVGTVAPVSTLRKPVKIGDPILTAYNEYTKVLNGDIMAFVATEMGGGNTPVAIYIASMLGKPVIDGDMIGRAAPELHQSTANILGIPLCPSVVVTETGNIVIIKQYSDLDDYESIARYISVLAGKHAIVIDTPMTKQQAEQAIVRGTLSLALKLGRSIREARKVGGDVALITAKVLRGWVVFRGVIDNYDWKNEGGFLIGNLIIRGVNKWSGLTFRSWIKNEHIMAFINEKPIVMPPDLIIVMNNYGPVTNDKLRVGDEVAVVAAPAPSIWRSERGLELFGPRHFGFNYDYKPVEELVRSYGVVEHG